The following nucleotide sequence is from Cricetulus griseus strain 17A/GY chromosome 9, alternate assembly CriGri-PICRH-1.0, whole genome shotgun sequence.
ATGAGGGGAACACTGGCTTTAGTTAATAGATTTGTCAGACTTAAATGCCCTGGGAACAAAACGGGAAAATATAGAATGAAACAACTTCCTGAAGAATAACAGTCTCCAAATGACATGTTAATGGATTTCTGGAAGGATTTGGTGTCAGCACGTCCTTGCAAGAGTGAACAGTATGGAGAAAAGTACTCCCtggaaagacacataaggaatCCCTTGATCTGCCCTTGAGTGCACCGATCCACACCTGACTTCAAGATCAATTAAGAACTTAGATTCTCCCAAAGGAAACATGGAAAATTTTTTCTAACTTCTGCCCAACTACTCATTAAGATCTGAAAAAACTTCTAGGCATCATCATAAATTACCAGAAGCTAAAAATGAGGAGTATTGCTTTGGGGATAAATGAGTTTTCCCTCAATGGAGGTATCCCAAAGTTTCCATGCAGACAATCTGACTGACACCACAGATGATATCATAATGAGCTCTCTGAGGGATGTCACGTCTAAGTACACTGTTATTTTAGGAGCATTGGAAACCTGGACTCTGCTGGGTCACCTTCACAGCATTGCATGGAAAGTGAGGAACAGTTAAGTTCTTTGCATTCTTCCTCAGACCAAGATCTACACAGAGCAAGAAGGTCTTCAGTGGGTGAGGCACTTCAGAGATGCTTCAACAGAGACTGTGCTCAGGAGCTGTCCTGTGAGCATCCCCATCCTTGTGAGGCTCAAAGGTAGGATTCTCTCAACCACAGACTTCTTAAAATTCCCTTCTCCCCTTTTGACTTTACAGTCTCTTCTGAAGCCAACAGGAATCATTGTTCCTTCTGGAATTCTACAGTTGAACCCAAATGGGTCAATGTTTTGCTTCAGTCTCAAAGAAATGTCTCTTTCACAGATTAGCATTCAACTGAAACAAGCATTCAGTGTGACATCTGTATGTGAGATGGTGGGTTTTCGCTGATGCCTGGAGGCTGAGTGTTTCTATGGAAAATATATAACCAAGTAAGATGCAGACCCAGCATCGGCTCGAAAAAGGTATAATTTTGATTGTGTTGATGGTTTTAAATGTGCCAGAGGAAAGGTGGAGATGGTGCAGATAAGTCTCTGGGACCTGATTGCTTAGAACAACAATTAAGGTAGTAAAATTGTGAATAAATGGGATTCAATAGCAAATGGGGATTGTTTTCATATAGGGGATACTCATGAAAAGCTAGCTTCACCAGTGTGATGAGAACACTAGTGGCTTTATCAGAAACAATTGGTATTCTGTTATGTCGATGAGCAGTGTGAAATTTTCTCAACAAGTTGATTTCCCGCAATTTAATTCAGTTACCAGATTTTATATGGTGcatataaacatttataatatAGGGAAATTAAATTTGTGCATCCATTCCATCATTTTCCTGTATTCATATGCATGTCCATAGTGAATTaaaatgtgtgttgttttgttcctgatCAGTAAAGTTAGAATTGCAGCATCCAGTCAACCTTCTTCTTCAGGCAGGAGGAATTCAGTAAGCACAAATTTTATTCTGAGTTAATGTCCATGCATTGTTTTCCAGGCAAAGATCCTGTGGTCTGAGACAGTAGTGTCTCCCTTCCCCGGAGAAGGAATCACTCCAAATCAATTGGCAAGCTCGGAGAAGAGAACAAAGACTTGAGGGCAGCACTAGCACACATGATTGTCACTCCAGTGTCCACTGACGCCCTCTCCATGTCTGCTCATAATAAAGCCCTGAAAACCACTGAGGAAGCAGCTCTTCAGATGATCTTGAATTGCCAATTTGGGGTTGGGACTGTGGCCAACATCTTTCTGTTTGTCCATAATTTCTCTCCAGTCTTGACTGGCAATCGGATGAAGCCCACCCAGGAGATTCTCAGCCACATGGCTGTGGCCAATGCCTTCATCCTCCTCATCACTGTGTCTCCAAACAATATGATGGTTTTTGCTCCAAGGATTCCGCTGACTGACTTCAGATGTAAACTTGAGTTCTTCATTCGCCTGGTGGCTCGAAGCATAAACTTGTGCTCCACCTCTGTCCTGAGTACCTATCAGTTTGTCACTCTTGTTCCTGGTCATTGGGTTAGCCTTGTGCTCAGAGGAAGAGTGACACATTTGGTGAGTTATTCTTGTTATGGTTGTTGGTTGGTCAGTGTCATAAATAATGTCTACATTCCAATGACAGTCACTGGTCCACAGAAACCAGGCAATGACACTGTTCCTAGAAGCAAGTTGTTCTGTTCCACCTCTGGTTTCAGTGTAGGCATTGTCTTCTTGCGTTTTGCCCATGATGCCACGTTCATCAGCATCATGACCTGGACCAGTGTCTCCATGGTGATTCTCCTACGTAGACATCACCAGCGAACAAAGCACATCCTCACTCCCATTCAGGACCACAGAGTCCATGCGGAGACCAGAGCGGCCCACACCATCCTCACGCTGGTGGTCACATTTGTTAGCTTTtacctcttaaattttatttgtatcatCTTTCACAACTTGTTAATAGACTCTCGTCTCTGGATGAGACATGTAGGTGAAGTTTTGGCGGTAAGCTTTCCCACTATCTCTCCTTTTCTGTTGATCTTGAGAGATCCTAAGGATCCTTGTTCTCTGCTCTTCCACCATTGAAAACCAGAGTCATTAAAAATACCAAACCCAGAAGATATCTCGACTAATACCATTAAAATGTTCTATTCCACAAATATGAGTTGGGCATCACTTTAatgagctaggcatggtggtcattgtttttaattttttttaaatgtccaaaaaggaaaatgtttatttaaagatATCCTGTGATAAATGTTTAGTCAAGGAAGTATCCCTTACAACATGAATAATTCCTCCATGATTATAGGTTAGTCACTTTGAATTTTCATATActgaattatgttttcttttttgtttgtttttgttttattttattttatttttgcttgtatatgtatatacttatatttatataaaaagagcaataatggcaatatgttatgcatcaatagcagcaacagcttttccaggttctgcagtcctttgaacaaaattgtagagattatccagcacactccatttaaaaaaaacaaaaaacaaacaaaaacaaaaaaacaaacaacaacaacaacaacaaaaaagtaaaaaacaaaatcccagaagacagcacagttctgttgctcttgtggtacttggcaccattttttttttaaattagtttctcatcatctgggaggaaaccaatctgagcaacatc
It contains:
- the LOC100770078 gene encoding vomeronasal type-1 receptor 4, whose amino-acid sequence is MIVTPVSTDALSMSAHNKALKTTEEAALQMILNCQFGVGTVANIFLFVHNFSPVLTGNRMKPTQEILSHMAVANAFILLITVSPNNMMVFAPRIPLTDFRCKLEFFIRLVARSINLCSTSVLSTYQFVTLVPGHWVSLVLRGRVTHLVSYSCYGCWLVSVINNVYIPMTVTGPQKPGNDTVPRSKLFCSTSGFSVGIVFLRFAHDATFISIMTWTSVSMVILLRRHHQRTKHILTPIQDHRVHAETRAAHTILTLVVTFVSFYLLNFICIIFHNLLIDSRLWMRHVGEVLAVSFPTISPFLLILRDPKDPCSLLFHH